CGCCCTGCTAACAGATTTTCTACAAAATATAAACAGCTCATTAAAAACAGAATCCTGTTTGCTGTACAATTCCTTTAATAGGCACATAAATGTTGGGATATTAAGGATTCTTCCAGATTTTATCCAACACAAATCTCGCTATTAAATTTCGTCTGTTTCTCTCCAAAATTCACTACTCTGTTTTTACGACAATACTCTGTTTCACTGGTTTTtctgatttcacaaatcaaaagTGACTAAATTAGCTACAATTCTTCTGTAACAagcgcaattatgtcaaaaatcccaattatgcttcaactgaatgagaattgggatagCTATGGGAGATATAGAGACTTTCAGGTCGATGAAATTGTAGTAAGAGAGGATGCGAGTTATAGCCTATTGAATTCTACAATAGCAGAGCATCTAATGATAGATACATCCGAAATAAGGGTGTATTGCGGGCCGGGCCCGCGTGCCAAATGAGGCAAACGGGCCAAATGGGCCGGTTCAAACGGGCTGGTCTCTAATGGTGCAAAATCCCATAGCGAGCCGGTCCTTCCCAAAAAGCCCgtgagcccgggaccggcaggcgggcctgagCCGGTTCAaacgggcccaacggctatttttttttttaaaaaaaaattttaaaatgggcaacggtcagatttttaaaatctagtCGTTGGCATTCATTTTTAGCTGTTTGGCACTttaaaatagccatttggcccccaaactttttataattacactttttccctattctcaactataaataccccctcattctttcatttttactcacaaattcatcaatatctctaattttcttctataattgcttactttattattgtaatttcatgaaaaattgtgaagttggtgaattgaagtattcaagttttcaaatcttcaacgatattcaattttcaagaagttgttcgtcaattcggtaaactcgtttcaactcttaagttttaatattatagttttgtttattttatttagtatagttataattaatatggacttttctttgaaaaaaatatttggtggtaagggtaagggaaaatctaaaattggtgaatctagtcgccaagctactactcttcccccgactccccgacccagacctgttatccgtcctcctccacctgttattcttgatagtgataacccttgtttttaATTTTctgatagtcaattttgccatgatgttgcaccaggtcaacaattaaatgaagaagttatgaatgctctttatcctaatcaaactatctttgaaaatgatgatttagatgaaacgcaaccggatttagatgatacacctactagtcctgttaataactcaactgatgccccgcctgaccctTCTGtggtaacccctacttttaatagaaaaccttctaaacggcccgaaacatctcttgtttggcacttttttactcaactaagagaacaaaataaggctaagtgtaaaacttgtgggtctttgatgactcataaatatactggagaccgtagcggtacggttagtttgactagacacatattgaaacacctcagagataaagctagatatttacaaatgaaagctgcgcaagaggggacaagtgtagatactaCGTTTAACCCTattacaggttcaaatctagttcaaccgggaattaataatgttaccggtggcattttatattatgatccaaataaagatcgtaaagaattggcaaaaatggttactgttatgtgcttaccctatagttttccttctaaccctcattttgtgctTTATATTAGAAAAGTTtataatcctacttataaaggatggcctcacgcaaccgtaaagagcgatatttataaatataaacatgaatatgaacaatatttgcgctatttatttactcatatagattgtcgcattgctattactattgatattggtagaagtggtaatgacaatgattatctaactgttacaagtcattggatagatgaggagtggataatgcaaaagcgcattattacttatataataattaattcacgccacataggtaagtttattgctaataCAGTTGcaaatatttgtagatatttttgcatttgAGATAAAATAATGTCGGTTTCAAcagataatgcttctagtaacactaatgctatagacttgcttacaactacactaaatcctgcatttagtaatatttttcatgttagatgtatttgtcatatttaccatttaatcatcggtgctggtatgaaagttttaaatgtaaaaattgaaaaggttaaaatggctcttaattggttTTTTATTCAAatcgtagaagtagacttagagactattttaaaaaagTGATGaattggccttagagaaagaaaggttcctaaaccttgtccgactagatgaaattacatgtatgaaagtttagttgttgcatatgaatatagaaacccaataagcgcaacgtataatgctcgtgtagctgatgatgatgatgatcaccttacaaatcaagattggactaatgttaaaatgcttgtagactttttagaacaattttatgttgctacaaatgaattatctgggcaatattatcctactatttctaacagtttagtttatattgcagcacttgcagatttatttactcaattttcagagggtggggtaatttatcaagaagctattaattctatgaaagctaagtttaaaaaatattttttccctatccccctatttttggtgttgcagCAGTGTTAAATCCTATAATGAAATTAGGAGatcctcacttttggtattcaaaaatttataacgctttatcactttcagctgaggaatttgctacacttggagatgcaaaagcctcaattaaaataaatgctcaaacaatttataatgcttatcaacttaccttagatcatgctagaccaaatgttccaactcctacttcgtctagttcgcaatcatctaaaagaactgcgggcctaaaagcccttagttcttggacggagttcaagagttctcaaggtgataatattggtgatagttcacaactaaataagtttcaagtttatttgtcgcaagGAATTGAATCggagaatcccgacggctccttcgatattttggaatggtggaaggacaaacaaaaacattatccggttctttcaaggatggctcgagataatttaagtgttcaagcttcaacagtggcatcggaaagcgctttcagtcaagcgagacttcaaatcggtgatcatagagcgtctatgaggaaGAGCTTagaaaaatcagtactcttcaaagattggatccgttcggaaagaagaaattttggactagcagaatcacaaccggagatagacgaagcttatgaagaaatgctagcggaacttgcgcaggatgctgcttcgcaCGGAAGgtgtgatgaacaagcttcttttccaccaccaccaaccgaaattcctccggaccttgaaggatttatgagatttgttagatataatacatagactaatatgtaacttgtattttgacacatcttccttagttttttttccttttaatggtggtattagtaccttgttgtgctcattccattggggggaagaagactaagaaagatattgccattttttgttaatgtcgtaataataaaaattataagacattcccttgaatatttctttgcaatttattttgtgtttaaatttaatatagtatatatattatttatctaatacatataaactatatatatattgtcacgacccggatttcccaccctcgggagtcgtgatgatgcctactaatgggagctaggcaagccaaccttaactacttgctacactttTATTTTTGCctcttttaacaaacacaagtagataatatgataaaaacggaattttaaataaataagcggaagtcaacaattatatatcttaaggctacgtctattacaacttttaaaacctcaaataccccaaaacctggtgtcacagtatcacagactgtctaagagttactacatacaaggtttgaagaaaatacaatacactgtttctgaacaagaggaaatgaaacatgaaatagaaatagagggagacgccagggcctgcggacgcttgcaggtctaccttgggtctccgggtggactgaaggaagcactctaactactgtccgaaagctgcccctggatttgcacacagtgcagagtgtagtatcagcacaaccgaccccatgttctggtaagtgtctagcctaacctcggcgaagtagtgacgaggctaggaccagactaccacataaacctgtgcaatttaactaaaTATAGCAGAAAAGAAGTACAAAAAGAAACAGTCacatacagtcaagtatgggagggggaaaacatgctgcggggaaacatcgAGTAGCAACAGAAGAGCAACAATTAAATATGAGGATCATCACAGTTCAATCGGAAATAAGAAGGAGAAATCATGTTGCgaggtacaacaagtatcaacaggaaatcagtaatttagtgtagagaaaccgtaacacagttatcaataaaaattaggaaatcaaaaaaaaaaacaagtgtacggcatcaccctttgtgtttttactctctctcaccaaaacaatacacgacatcacccttcgtgctttacgctcttcctcacccaaacaacaatcacaaggcaaatagggtaagggaatctataacctcgaagtaaatcaaataataactagtaatgaaagaaacaacataactcgaatatcaacaaagaatcagaaatcaacaaatgcacggcatcacccttcgtgcttttactctcatcccaccaaagcaatcatataataaaaatgtgcacgacatcatccttcttGCTTtcactctctttcctcaccatataatcaataaaatcggcacggaatggtacatcgtgcggcacgacatcacccttcgtgcttttacacactttcctcacaataacaaacaatgcacgtcatcacccttcgtgctttaactctcttcctcacccaaataataatcacaaataatagggtaagaaaataatgaaaatttgcaataagaatcccggcaagggaacaacaagtcACCAATTAAATccaggcaagggaacaacaattaaacaattaaatcccggcaagggaaccacaaataaatcaacaatagcccggcaagggtgacaacataatgatctcttcactttctcaattttacttcacaattcacttcacaactcgagccaatgctctagaggttcgattatcacttatactttcacaactcatttcacaactcgagccaatgctctaaaagttcaattgtcacttatacttccacaatttcgctatacaacttgagccaacgctcctcaatgttcataggtcacaattctttccacaaactttatacaacaattagaaatcttaaccaaggcatgaataatacaacgaaatcgtgaaaatcacaatataagactcacggtcatgcttgacaccaacgtatagatactcatcaccatgcctatacgtcatactcgacaggaagcaaatagcaaataggacacaactcctaatccctcaagctaaggttagaccaaacacttacctcaatgcaacaaatacaattcaagcctcaactatcgctttacctcttgtttccaccaccaactcgcttgtatctagccacaatttgcttaacgatatcaataaatgttaaatggatcaattctaatgcatgaaaataggttttataaagatttccccaaaaagtcaaaaatcgaccctgggcccgcttggtccaaacccgaaattcggacctaaacccgattacccattccccgaCGAGCTccaatatgtaatttgttttgaaatcggacctcaaatcgaggtccaaatcctcattTTTGTGAAAAAcgtaggttctacccaaaacacccacacccaatttcccccatgaaaacaattgatttgaagttgaaattattttaaaagatgttaatgattgaagaaaactagttaaaaatgacttacaattgatttggagaagaaaggttatttgaaaaatcgcctcttatgtttttggggttttgaaaagtgaaaaataactgaaaagtccgtttaaatatactcctctcagaccctctctgcggaccgcataaaaaggattgcagccgcggagctccaccgcggactgcataaaaaggactgcggcgcgaagctccaccgcggaccgcaagaaatcgagcgcggccacggaggcttggccttgctcaccgcggaccgcacaaatcccaccgcggcCGGGAAGTtacaccgcggaccgcgagacctggcttcagagacctgcaacttctctaaatctgcaactttttcctaagttcaaaacttgccgaaacacatccgaaacacactcgagccctcggggctcttaaccaaacacacgtactaactcaacaacatcatacgaacttatccgtgcgatcaaatcgccaaaataacctcaataacaatgaatcctacctcaaaatcaagaactttttctcaaacttcatcaagtatcaaatttagcaatttaggtctgaatcacgtcaaacgacgtccgttttcaaccaaactttacagaaatgacttaaaccatatataagaactgtaccgggtgccggaaccaaaatacgagcccgataccatctctttctaatcaaacttcatttcaaatttcctgaaaaattttcagaaaacaatttcttctaaaaattcatttctcgggaccgggaccttggaattcgattctgagcatacgcccaagtcctatatttttctacggaccctccggaaccgtcaaattacggattcggatccgtttacccaaaatgttgaccgaagtcaaatttattcattttacagtcaaaacttatcatttttcacaaaatttcatatttaagctttccggctacgcgcccgaactgtgtacgcaaatcgaggtgactctaaatgaggttttcaaggcctcagaacacggaagttttgttttaaaacaagtgatgaccttttgggtcatcacatatatatagtgcaatatatatatatatatatatatatatatatatattatagatatagatatagtatatataatatatataagctatatattatataaggcaatatataattatatatacatactatacatactatatatactatatatatatagctatatataagcaatttatattagtatatacatatatagtttacaagaaattgtcttagataaaaaaaattaaaaaaatagccaGGAACGAAAAAGCCCGTTTAGGCCATTAGGCCCGGTCCATTTAgcccaggaccatgtgggctttgGGCCGCAGTGGGCCGGTTCCACTCATTTGGCCCGTTAGGCCCGGGACCGCCAAAGCCCGGCCCGCCAAAGCCCAAGCCCGTTtggcccggaccacaatacagccttaatccgaaaaaataatagaaatcaaatacattgcCAATGAACATTGTCCTCCAATGGAAACTAGGAACGATATGGGTGTTCGTGTATACATGGAgacgaaaaaggaaaacaaaagctTAGGAACATATTCGTTATGTATAACAATACGTTATTTCAATTTGGAATTGAGTATCATCAATTCGAACACAGTTGCAGGTTTGTTCAGTTACATTACTATCGAATTTTAGTTGTATATTACTGatttacaatttatctacaatattTCTACAAAAAAAACTACATGTCAAAGTCTATATATATTAGTATTGAATTTCATTCTATCTACAATATTTCTACAATAAAATTACATATCATTTTTAGCTCAATATGAAATACAAAATTTCAATATTTCTACAAATTAACTATAAAATATCTACAAAAGACAATGTAGAtaatttgtattctgattgtatatgaattatttttttgtttgtaaTGTAATTGTAGGTGAGGCTTCAACATATCCATACAGTGATAGATGGTGTGAAACGCTATATTGTTTGTCTTGAAAACAAGAGATGTAGCTGTGGACAATTCAACTTGATGAACTTTCTTGTGCACATGCTTTGGCTGCTTTAAGGCACAGGAATGAGTCTTATAAAAACTATTGTTTTCCTTATTAAACAAGGGATAGCCTCTTGCATACTTATGAAATACCAGTAAATCCCCTACCTGATGAAAGCAAATGGAATGTGCCACAACATATAACTGAAGAAGTTGTAAATCCACATTCAGGTGGGAAAAGACAGCCAGGAAAACCTCAAAAACAAAGATATAAAACATATGATGAAGTAAATTCAAAGAAGTACAAGGTTTCATGTGGCAACTGCGGAGTAGAATggcataacaaaagatcttgcagaaatactcccaaaaagttaaaattttatGTAGTAAACTGAATTTTTCATAAAAATTGCTGATGAGTTCAGGAGAATTATATTTGATGTGTAATAGTTTAGGCACATTCAACTCTTGATGTAGTTAGgttgaaattattttatttaattagtatTATGTATTGAGTTAATACTTTCATAGCTTGATTGGTTTGTGAATGATTTCTATATATACAATACACAATTATTTTATTATCTCTAGCACCCATCGATAGTTGTTAATGATCcttacaatttatctacaaaaaaactacaaaataactacataaTCTGGAGTTGACAGAGTAACtacataataattaagttgaaaaGGAGTTAACCAGTAACAATAATTAGATCAAGtactttttacttttaaaaagtGAATATAAAAACAACATAATGTTTCCCCATTGTTCGAACTAGTATACTGGATAAAATAAAAACACAAAGGGTAAAATAATTCACGCACAAATCTGCTACAATTAAACTTCAACAATTTTGTTCATAAACATGTCTACTATCTTTCTACAAAACTAGCTGCAACTAAATAATTTAACTACATGTTCCATACAAAAAATTGCAATTAATTCTTCTTCCTCCAGACTTGTGTTTTCTCGTTCACAACTGGTGCACCTTTTTTCCTTGCTAATCTGCCGGTCACCTAACTTTCACTAATTGCACCATTCTCTTGCTTCTTCCTAGCATAATCTCACAGTAGCGCTCCATACTGTCTATGATGTTGCACCAATCTCTTATTAATACACTGCTCCAATCTAAAAAATAACATATCTACATTTGTCAGGTTTAGTAGTGCTTATCACTCAGGACGGACAGACTCCAGTCGTCGGTTTACTGGAAGACTTGCTGAAGAGCTTAGTGCAAGGGAGACCGAGCAAGGGGGATAAGTTCTTCCAACTGCTGAGTTTGCCTATAAAAAGGATGTGAATCGGCCTATGTTAAGTAAGGGGGGAAGTAAGCATTCGAAGTGGTGTATGGTAAGAGGACTAACAATATATCTACAACTACATAATGCAGTTAAAAACAAAAACAATATAACTACAATTTTTTTACAATATATCTACAAGGTTAAACAGATTCAGAAAACTACAACTAATCTTCTACAAGTTTAATGACAGGTTCATCTTCTACAAAATCATCATCAAAATCTATTTCTTTGTCTTTCCTTTTCGCTGAATTGATTTGCCTTGAAGATTCACCTACACCAAAATCatgtttttgtttagttctagCTTCTGCCCTAGCTTGACGAGGGGAAAGCCTATGCTTCTTCTCTTCATTTGCATGAGCAGATTTTTCATGCTTTTTCGGTGAATGTGGTGATAAAACACCCAAATCGAAAGAAGGAGCATCTGCTTCTTTAACTTTTTTAGGGTTGTTCTCTGAAGCTCTGTTCTTCTTCATTGAAAATCTTTGAAGCTGGTTGTTAATGGGTGAATGAACTTTGAAGAATAGTAGAAATTTTGACTGATTTTAGAAGAAAGAACTTGAGAATAGGCGTTAATGGAGGGGTTATAGATTTTCGctggttttagaagaggaaatagtgggtgattgaagaggaaatcgtggggtgtggtttgatacgtgggtgagggggtggatttggagagagaaacgtggagggagtgggaatatacggtagagttaaattaggagactaattaataccattaaaacccctaaaatgtacataaatgataattaggtatataaaagataattatattaaaagttaagcatggagggtaatatagtttgcTATATGGCATAGAAATGTAAAAATCTCTTTACATAAATAGATGGTcatattcattgtttactttttctaatCATATACATAGATATTATACCTATAGTACATAAATAATACATATATTATAGCTCTACCGGCTATTAAATTATAGTACATGAATTCGTATCCTATTCCGTTTCATGTATGTCTGCCTTTAAGTGTAGAACTTTTTTCCTAAATTCTAGTATCAAGTTTTTCCCAGACCCCATTTATGGGATTTcactgaattgttgttgttgttgtcgtcgttGTCTAGTATCAAGTTTAACAAAATGTTAATCAGTAATACTTAACTGTGAAAAGGTAAAATACTCGTATTGAGAAGTAGATTTTGCTTGTTTATAATACAGGAGTTAACGTAAAAGGAGAAAAACTtaagaaattaggatttttattGCTAGGAAATTTGGCCCTATTGTTCACCGAACTTTTTACCAACCCTGTTGTCGTGCGCATATTTTTTTAATTCACGAAATAAAATTAACGTTCATTTTTTTGTAGGGGCGGCAAATGAATTGTTTGGGTTGTATTTGTGCACTAGCTAGTTGAAGACCCTTAAGTTAGTGCTCTCCACTTCAATTCTATAAGAAGAAAGCAGGTAATAATTCCAATTCAAATCAAGAAACATAGTCGGCAGATTCTGTTACCACCTAACTCAAAAGGATAATTGAAAATAAAACAGGCAGGTaagactttttattttttattttcttttcctcccACATCTGATTAATTAGGATGCATGTAATTAGAAAGGTACCTCTTTTGTAATCATATGCTTAATTGACCATATCTTTTTGGTCCTAAATCCTATTGAACAAGTGCAGATGACACACGTTTATAGCATCGATTAGTTCTTTGACGGTGATGATCGATTTAGACTATAGATTACGTTTTGTTTCTGTTTATTTCCTTTTTCATCCGAAAATTGATTTTTGCTTCGTTTTCTAGTAACACATTCAACTTATTATAGGGTTGTAGGTAATGCAACAGAATAAATATTAGTATGTGTTACTACTACTTATTACTAAGTGCATGTTCTAGCTAATAATTTTGACTATTATTAGGGGAAGGAAGGTGACAAATATCAGCCAAATTATTTGTCAGTTTTACACTAATGGTAAGGCATTTATAGTTAATTTACTTATTATAATTGTAGTGGCTGTTGACTCTTTAAATTTTCCAAGTGATTTTATAACAACTTTAGTTGAAAAGTTCCTTTCGAAGCTGAAAATCATGGCACGAAATTGATACCCAATGAAACACAAACGTCaccaaaatattaattttttttaaaaacaaatgaTTGCCTTACCTGTAACCAACAGTGTCTTTTTCCAATTCATGCAAAAAAATATAATCATTCTTCACTAAGCAAGCTAGTTCAAGTAGACATGAGAATTGATGTATAAATAATAGCACTATATCAGCTTTTCTTTAGTGTATTTGTTGACTCTTTGAGCCAAATTAAGTAGAGACAGTAGCTGCATTTTCTCACTAAGAGAAGAAAAAAATGTATAATCCTATACTGGCAAAGAGCTTTAGCAACTATGAACGTAAAACATTTGGGTGTGGTGCTTTTATTGTAATCTTGATTATTGTGTTTAGCAGTTGCATGGTTTTCAAGCCTCATTTGCCTCCTCTATCTGTTAGTAAGTCCTCTGCACTTTAGCCATCATTTCCAGTAGTAATATTCTAATTTTACCTCTGTTAATAGCTTCATTTAGCTGATTTtacacttcttcttttttctagaTGGTGATGCCATGAATTTACAATTATCTATAAATGCTGCTGAAGATATGCTGGTGACCAAGGACATGACCCTTCTCAAGAAATTAGGTTAGTCGACATACTAATACCCTATAGAATTTTTGAGGATGGGTGCACTATTGTGAAGAGGTAGATTTAGAATTTACATTTGACGGGTTTAACTTTAATTTCTTACCTTGAACCCACCACATTTTTAAATTATAAGTTCAAAATTATAGgagtattatttttgaaatttgagTGATTTTCTCATATATATTTGTACTTCGTATCAAATACAAGACCGTCCGGGTGAGATTTGAACCGCCAATTTTACTTCTAGAGATGCACTCAATAATTATTGCACCATAAGAGTCGTTGACCAtgggtgcacatatatatatatatataagtatttttaaataaatataatattgttATACATGGTTTAGGGAAAGGAGCATGGGTTCACGTAAACCCACGCCCCTTAACCTAGATACGCCCCTGCTTGTTAGAATATCCCACATTGGATTCGGGGATTATCTGTTATCTCCTTATTTATGTTGAGTTAGAATCAAGGTTCATTTTTCATCACACGAAACTCATGAAATTTGAAATCCCAAATTCTTATATTGACATTTAGATCGATGAAACCATTTTGCAGAAACTGAGAAAAAGGATGCTAAGCCAATGTGTAATGTCTTAGAACCATTGTCTGATTACTGTGAGACTAAAGGAGACATAAGAGTCCAAGGAAAATCCTCAACAGTTTTCGTTGTGTCACATGATTTCAACATCTCTATTGGGAACAATTCATGGACAATACAACCTTATCCAAGAAAAGGAAATGCAGGAGCAATGACAAAAGTTAAATCTTGGTCAATAAAATTAGTAGACGACGGCGAAAATATCCCAAAATGCAGTATATATCATGGCTATCCAGCAGTTTTATTTTCACTTGGAGGATATTCAGGGAACCATTTTCATGATTTCTCAGATTTACTCATTCCAATCTTTTCAAATTCGCGACATTTTAATTCAGAAGTGCATTTTCTTGCCACGGATTACAAATCTTGGTGGATAGGTAAGTACAGGACATTGCTCAATATGTTGTCTAAGCACAAAATTCTTGACATTGACAATGAAAACGAGGTACATTGTTTTCCTAGTATGGTAACTGGCCTTAAATCTCACAAAGAATTCAGCATTGATTCCTCAAAATTCCCAAATGGGGTGTCAATGCGCGATTT
This sequence is a window from Nicotiana sylvestris chromosome 3, ASM39365v2, whole genome shotgun sequence. Protein-coding genes within it:
- the LOC104243663 gene encoding alpha-1,3-arabinosyltransferase XAT3-like; amino-acid sequence: MYNPILAKSFSNYERKTFGCGAFIVILIIVFSSCMVFKPHLPPLSVNGDAMNLQLSINAAEDMLVTKDMTLLKKLETEKKDAKPMCNVLEPLSDYCETKGDIRVQGKSSTVFVVSHDFNISIGNNSWTIQPYPRKGNAGAMTKVKSWSIKLVDDGENIPKCSIYHGYPAVLFSLGGYSGNHFHDFSDLLIPIFSNSRHFNSEVHFLATDYKSWWIGKYRTLLNMLSKHKILDIDNENEVHCFPSMVTGLKSHKEFSIDSSKFPNGVSMRDFRHFLRSSFSLKRAEAIKLSKDVGKRPRLMIMSRKKSRILLNEGEVRKMAEDLGYEVVLAEANLSTNLSRFTQTVNSCDVILGVHGAGLTNMVFLPDNAVLIQLVPLGAMDNLAKRDFGDPAGEMNIRYLDYKIGVNESSLVEQYPLDHIIFKNPSSFYRKGWDAFRSIYLDKQNVKVDIKRFKSTLVEAQQLLATS